A genomic stretch from Archangium lipolyticum includes:
- a CDS encoding AAA family ATPase: MSTKSIRVAGGARQGTGMVLGKFMPPHLGHVFLVEFAREYVKDLTVVVGTLKAEPIPGELRYEWMRELFPDVRVVHLTDENPQYPHEHPQFWDIWRDSLRRVLPVKPDYVFASEGYGAKLAEVLGAEFVPVDIARGAVPVSGTAIRNDPWTHWRYLPRCVRPYFARRVCVFGPESTGKSTLTKRLAEHFETVMVPEYARILLEHKGPDKMELADMTRIARGQVAAEDALVRGANRVIICDTDVLTTTIWSEVFFGECPELIRQEAERRDYDLYLLTDVDVPWVADPVRYLPNERISFLERCENALKSRGRRYVKLSGSWDERFERAKEAVESLLKPGTGT; encoded by the coding sequence ATGAGCACGAAGAGCATTCGAGTCGCGGGGGGGGCGCGCCAGGGGACGGGCATGGTCCTCGGGAAGTTCATGCCGCCGCACCTGGGGCACGTCTTCCTGGTCGAGTTCGCGCGCGAGTACGTGAAGGACCTGACGGTGGTGGTGGGCACGCTGAAGGCCGAGCCCATTCCCGGGGAGCTGCGCTACGAGTGGATGCGGGAGCTCTTCCCGGACGTGCGGGTGGTGCACCTGACGGACGAGAACCCGCAGTATCCGCACGAGCACCCCCAGTTCTGGGACATCTGGCGGGACAGCCTGCGGCGGGTGCTGCCGGTGAAACCGGACTACGTGTTCGCCTCGGAGGGGTACGGCGCGAAGCTGGCGGAGGTGTTGGGAGCCGAGTTCGTGCCGGTGGACATCGCGCGGGGAGCGGTGCCGGTGAGCGGAACGGCGATCCGCAACGACCCGTGGACACACTGGCGCTACCTGCCGAGGTGCGTGCGGCCCTACTTCGCGCGGCGCGTGTGCGTCTTCGGCCCGGAGTCGACGGGGAAGTCGACCCTGACGAAGCGGCTGGCGGAGCACTTCGAGACGGTGATGGTGCCCGAGTACGCGCGGATCCTGCTGGAGCACAAGGGTCCCGACAAGATGGAGCTGGCGGACATGACGCGCATCGCGCGCGGGCAGGTGGCGGCGGAGGACGCGCTGGTGCGCGGCGCGAACCGGGTGATCATCTGCGACACCGACGTGCTGACGACGACCATCTGGAGCGAGGTGTTCTTCGGGGAGTGCCCGGAGCTCATCCGTCAGGAGGCGGAGCGGCGCGACTATGATCTCTACCTGCTGACGGACGTGGACGTGCCGTGGGTAGCGGATCCGGTGCGCTACCTGCCGAACGAGCGGATCTCGTTCCTGGAGCGTTGCGAGAACGCCCTGAAGTCGAGAGGCCGGCGCTACGTGAAGCTGAGCGGCTCATGGGACGAGCGCTTCGAGCGGGCGAAGGAAGCGGTGGAGTCGCTCCTCAAACCCGGCACGGGCACCTGA